The DNA window ATTTCCTCCTCTAATATTTTTTATTTGAAAAAATAGAGGATGCAAAGTTGCATCCTCATAAATAACTATCCATTGATTTGAGCAGCAACTTCTGCAGCGAAATCTTCTTCTTTCTTTTCTATTCCATCTCCAACTTTAAATCTTTCAAATGATAGAACTTTAATATCTCCTGCATATTGTTTAACAGTTTCTTTGTTTTCAGCTCTTACATAGATTTGATCTACTAAACAATTTTCTTCATAGAATTTATGCATTTTTCCTGTTAATATTTTTTCAATTATGTTAGCAGGTTTTCCTTCTTCTTCTAATTGTTTTCTAGCAATTTCTTTTTCATGTTCTAAGTCAGCAGCAGTAACTTCTTCTTCTGATAAATATTTAGGATCCATTGCTGCAACATGCATTGCTATGTTTTTAGCTTTTTCTAAGTTTACTTCTGTAGGTTCCCCAGACATTTCAACGATAACACCTAATTTTCCACCTAAGTGGCTATAAGTTTGAACAAAACCATCTTTTGCAACTACAACAGCTAGTCTTCTTAAACTCATGTTTTCACCAATTTTAGCAATTAAATCAGTTAAAGCTTCAGAAACTTTTTTGTCTCCTTCAACTTGAGCTTCATTTAATTCTTCTAATTGATGTACATTTCTTTCTAAAGCGATTTTTACTAATTTTTTACCAAATTCTTTAAATTCTTCGTTCTTAGCAACAAAGTCAGTTTCAGAGTTGAACTCTAATATAACTGCTTTTTTATGATCAGGAGTAGCTTCATCAAAAATTAATCCTTCAGCAGCAATTCTTCCTGCTTTTTTAACAGCTTTAGCTATACCTTTTTCTCTTAGGTAATCTATTGATTTTTCTATATCTCCATCATGAGATTCTAATGCTTTTTTGCAATCAAGCATTCCTGCTCCTGTTCTTTCTCTTAATTCTTTTACTAAAGCAGCTGTTATTACGGCCATTTTATTACCTCCTATAAGATTATATTATTCTACTGAACCTTCTTCAACATTTACTTCTTCTGATTGAGGTTCTACATTTTCTATTCCTTGGTTTCCTTCAACTATTGCATTAGCTATAACAGAAGTAATTAATTTTACTGATCTTATAGCATCATCATTTGCAGGAATTGGGTAAGTTATTAAATCAGGATCCACATTTGTATCTATCATGGCAAATACAGGGATACCTAATAAGTGAGCTTCTTTAACTGGTAATTCTTCCATTTTTACATCTACTACATATATTGCATCTGGAACTCTTTCCATATCTCTAATTCCAGATAAGTTTTTAGAAAGTTTAGATAATTCTTTTCTAAATTCAGCAGCTTCTTTTTTAGTGTAGTCTGAATCTAAGACTCCTTCTGCATCCATTTTTTCTAATTCTTTCATTCTTTCAATTCTCTTTTTGATTGTAGAGAAGTTTGTTAGCATTCCACCTAACCATCTACTATTTACATAGTACATTCCAGATCTTTCTGCTTGTTCTTTAATAGCTTCTTGAGCTTGTTTTTTAGTTCCAACAAATAGAACTTTTCCTCCATCTTCAGCTATTTTTCTCATTTCTTCATAAGCTTCTTCTATTTTCTTTAAAGATTTATGTAAATCAATTACATGAATTCCATTTCTTTCTGTGAAAATATACTTAGCCATTTTTGGATTCCATCTTTTAGCTTGATGCCCAAAATGAACTCCAGCTTCCAATAATTGTTTCATTGATACAACTGACATTTTTTCCTCCTAAAATTTTAAATTTGGTTATTCTTCCATCAATCTCAAAACTAAGCGATCTAACAAAAAATTAGAACACCATGCTTAGAAATAATTGATGTGATTATTTAACACCAAAAAATTTTACCATATTTTTCATACTTTGTCAATTATTCTCTCTTGTAATGCTGTCCTTTTTATGTTAAAATAAAATAACAAAAGTAGTTTATTGATAATATATTAGTAACTTAATTAAAAACTACATGAAATTTTGGAAAAATTATTAAACAATTAATGATTGAAAAATATGGAGGTGTTTTTTATGTCAGAATTAGGAAACATAAGAATAGCGGATGATGTAGTAAAAACAATAGCAGCAAAGGCAGCAATGGATGTAGAAGGTGTTTATAAACTAGCTGGTGGAGTTGTAGATGAAGTTAGTAAAATGTTAGGAAAGAAAAGACCAACTAATGGAGTTAAAGTTGAAGTTGGAGAAGTAGAATGCAGTATAGAAATTTATTTAGTTATTAAATATGGATACAAAATTGCAGAAGTTGCAGAAGCAGTTCAAAAAGCAGTTTTAGAAGAAGTATCTAATTTAAGTGGGTTAAAAGTTGTTGAAGTTAATGTTTATGTACAAAATGTAAAAATGGAAGAAGTAGAACAAACAACTGAGGAATTTGAAGACTAATTTAGGTGGTGTATATATGTTTAAAAAAATAATATTTTTCTTTGCTTGGGTAGGAATATTTTTAATATCCTTGATAAGTTTAAACTATGTACTTTTACCTGGACAATTTTTCTATAATAATCCTTATACTGCAAATATAACTACATTTGAGTATAAAATGGTTGTACTTATTTTAGCTGCTTTATATATTTTTCTATGTCTGTATAAGTTTGTTAGTCTTTTTGAAAGAAAAAAAGATTATGAAAGAAAAACTGAAAATGGAACATTAAAAATAACAAGAGCTACAATTAACAATTATGTTACAGATTTATTAAGAAAAGATTCAGATATTACAGGAATAAAAACAACAAGTGAATTAAAAGGAAATAAATTTTTAATCTATATTAAGTGTGAGTTATTAGCTAAAATTAATATTGCTGATAAAATAGCTCAGCTTCAAAATCTTATTAAAAGAGATTTAAATGATAATATTGGTGTTGAAGTGAATAAAGTTATAGTTAATATTTCTAAAATAGAAGCAGTCAGAGAAACAGAAACAATTAAGGAAACTCTTGATATCACTAATGATGAAGTTAGTGACGATACAGAGGTGAGTAACTAATGCCAGATAATATTTTAGAAGTTCTATTAGAAAAAATTATTAATAATTGGAGAAAAGTTTATGGAGCTATTGTAGGTTTTATAGTTGGAATTACAGTAATTAACTATGGAATTTTAAAAGCTATAGTTGTATTTGCTTTTGCTTTTATAGGCTATAAGCTAGGAGATTCTTCATTTATAGATGGAATAAAGAAAATTATTTTAAAAAGATTAAAAGAGGATTAATCAAATGAACAAAAATTTTGAAGAACAAGAAAAAAAAGCAAAAGTTGGGGTAAGACTAGCAAGAGAAGAGGTATTTAAATTAGTTTTTGGAGCTGAGGCAACTGAAGCAACTTCTGATGAATTAAAACAAGATTTTGATTAAAAATATGGTCGCATACTTGTGACTTCAGTCATGAGTTAGACCATTAAGTATAGTCAGCATATATAGAAATATGTATGTAGAGGTAGCAACTTAAAAAAGCTATCCAATACTACTCGAATTGCTGGAAACCTCTAAAGCTAGTATAACTACAACATAGTACCTAAATAATATGGTACAAGTGTGAAAGTGGTGAAAGCAGAAAAAATATACTAGATGACATAAGGTTAAATCCTAAGTGTTAAGATAATGGGCAATCAGCAGCCAAGACCGAAAGGTAAGGTTCAACGACTATTCCTCTTGAGGGAAGTACACCAAAGCTGGTGGAAGTGGGTAGACCCAAACAGATAAAGCTGTGGGATAAGATATAGTCTGTGCTTAATAGAAATATTAAGAAGTTCAAGGCTAATCTCCTTAATTTATTAAGGAGTGTATATGCCAAGAGAACTGCATAAGTGGTAGCGTACTTATGTGAACGACAACCTCTAAAATGACTAAGTCAGTTTTAGGTTTATATATTTAGAAAAATTTTACTTTTTTATTTACTTGTAGTATGAAATATAGTATACTGTATATAAGTAAATGGAGGTGAAATCGCATGGAAAAAGCATATAAGTTTAGATTTTATCCAAGTAAAACTCAAATAAAAATATTAAATAGTACTTTTGGTTGTGTAAGATATGTCTATAATCATTTTTTAGGTTTAAAACAAAAGCTATATAGTACAGAGAAAAAGTCTATGTCATATAATCAATGTAGTAAAGAGCTAACAGTTTTAAAGAAAGAGAAAGAATGGTTAAAAGATGTAGATAAATTTTCTTTACAAAATTCTTTAAAAGATTTAGATAAAGCATATAAGAACTTTTTTAGTGGAAAGGGTTATCCAAAGTTTAAATCTAAGAAAGATAATAGAAAATCATACAGAACTAATTATA is part of the Fusobacterium nucleatum genome and encodes:
- the tsf gene encoding translation elongation factor Ts, with protein sequence MAVITAALVKELRERTGAGMLDCKKALESHDGDIEKSIDYLREKGIAKAVKKAGRIAAEGLIFDEATPDHKKAVILEFNSETDFVAKNEEFKEFGKKLVKIALERNVHQLEELNEAQVEGDKKVSEALTDLIAKIGENMSLRRLAVVVAKDGFVQTYSHLGGKLGVIVEMSGEPTEVNLEKAKNIAMHVAAMDPKYLSEEEVTAADLEHEKEIARKQLEEEGKPANIIEKILTGKMHKFYEENCLVDQIYVRAENKETVKQYAGDIKVLSFERFKVGDGIEKKEEDFAAEVAAQING
- the rpsB gene encoding 30S ribosomal protein S2; translation: MSVVSMKQLLEAGVHFGHQAKRWNPKMAKYIFTERNGIHVIDLHKSLKKIEEAYEEMRKIAEDGGKVLFVGTKKQAQEAIKEQAERSGMYYVNSRWLGGMLTNFSTIKKRIERMKELEKMDAEGVLDSDYTKKEAAEFRKELSKLSKNLSGIRDMERVPDAIYVVDVKMEELPVKEAHLLGIPVFAMIDTNVDPDLITYPIPANDDAIRSVKLITSVIANAIVEGNQGIENVEPQSEEVNVEEGSVE
- a CDS encoding Asp23/Gls24 family envelope stress response protein; translated protein: MSELGNIRIADDVVKTIAAKAAMDVEGVYKLAGGVVDEVSKMLGKKRPTNGVKVEVGEVECSIEIYLVIKYGYKIAEVAEAVQKAVLEEVSNLSGLKVVEVNVYVQNVKMEEVEQTTEEFED
- the amaP gene encoding alkaline shock response membrane anchor protein AmaP; this translates as MFKKIIFFFAWVGIFLISLISLNYVLLPGQFFYNNPYTANITTFEYKMVVLILAALYIFLCLYKFVSLFERKKDYERKTENGTLKITRATINNYVTDLLRKDSDITGIKTTSELKGNKFLIYIKCELLAKINIADKIAQLQNLIKRDLNDNIGVEVNKVIVNISKIEAVRETETIKETLDITNDEVSDDTEVSN
- a CDS encoding DUF2273 domain-containing protein, whose amino-acid sequence is MPDNILEVLLEKIINNWRKVYGAIVGFIVGITVINYGILKAIVVFAFAFIGYKLGDSSFIDGIKKIILKRLKED